The DNA region GACAAAAAAGTTATAATCCCAAAAAATTTCTAAAGATTTGTAGGCATCAAAATCTGTCGGTACAGGATTTTCTGCAAAAAACCTTTCCATAACTTTGTGACGGTAAGAAGTAGAAAGGAAGTTGTTGAAAACTTGCACACTTGGTAAATGGTAAAGATGTCTCCCACCCCAAGCCATCAATTTCATCAGGGGAATTTCCCACCAAGGTGCTAAATCATGAGTACCACCAGCAATAGCAATTATCGCACTCACTCTATGGTGTTGGGCAAATTCTAAACCAATAGGAACACCATAACTATGACAGCAAAGCACAGGTGATTTAATCTCAAACTTGTGCAGCAAACGCGATAAATCTCGGCAATGTCTTCCAATAGAATAGCGCGAGTAACGACTAGATTTTCCATGTCCAGCCAAATCATAAGCGAGAACTTCCCAGCCTTGATTGTGGGCAAATTCATACTGGTTTCTAAAGTTAAAATGATTGCCCATTCCGCCGTGAATAAAAACTATTGCCGGA from Aulosira sp. FACHB-615 includes:
- a CDS encoding alpha/beta fold hydrolase; its protein translation is MTDDDCFIDALIGSSIHLRRGVNLQVCHNPGITPAIVFIHGGMGNHFNFRNQYEFAHNQGWEVLAYDLAGHGKSSRYSRYSIGRHCRDLSRLLHKFEIKSPVLCCHSYGVPIGLEFAQHHRVSAIIAIAGGTHDLAPWWEIPLMKLMAWGGRHLYHLPSVQVFNNFLSTSYRHKVMERFFAENPVPTDFDAYKSLEIFWDYNFFVRHFLPQHLHIPTLVITAGKDPMFTQKMGEELTNHFVNGTHLHFVEAGHLVIAECAELVNQAIANWLTQQVYS